One genomic window of Magnolia sinica isolate HGM2019 chromosome 3, MsV1, whole genome shotgun sequence includes the following:
- the LOC131239469 gene encoding uncharacterized protein LOC131239469, translating into MADWGPVVIAVVLFVLLSPGLLFQLPGRNRIVEFGGFQTSGISILVHTIIFFGLITIFLIAIGVHIYTG; encoded by the coding sequence ATGGCAGATTGGGGTCCTGTTGTGATAGCTGTAGTACTGTTCGTGCTGCTGTCACCAGGCCTTCTCTTTCAGCTGCCAGGAAGGAATCGGATAGTGGAGTTTGGAGGCTTTCAAACAAGTGGGATATCGATCCTCGTCCATACGATCATCTTCTTCGGCctcatcaccatcttcctcatcgCTATCGGTGTCCACATCTACACTGGCTAG